A stretch of Henckelia pumila isolate YLH828 chromosome 4, ASM3356847v2, whole genome shotgun sequence DNA encodes these proteins:
- the LOC140859974 gene encoding uncharacterized protein isoform X3 codes for MEKNCQKRRQPLISDSVMARLMGIDELPHQQPLHKYQRVLSDGYICKSASVGLRQGSSIFIGRSRDTNNEMLQGVKGACRVKMFKDKNDFVPDKYRLQNTRTVKMVISNQKPGVVSLSKSTSGASHKDRNSIVTNSKHDAPGNVLRYLQKLDNSSSTDQFHSLATDYTNDFFAIQSNMIDKSYISPCVSTFRPKSEKTTDYCGMTKLDLLSRSGIRESVRPESGNNSDLAYKELFARAIEPPMHSFIDRSRTTNITSRQQRCRRNLRDLSGSASEDENYLRSEPQTSFPSCPGAYYYRNYNNGPHLLLSKFSLGQETLKKNYERQKIEKEIEKIEVSGRGQTHVKMQALCTQSCKQSRNFGSTSPLGISGIKVWEQRCNRNLCDSESETTKDILSAGSGGKMDEEQEIFKNRSGGGCDQLSSPVMSSSMLQSATSVEDEMEGSSENDWCREIKLSPGVSRSSNLSFPCRINDALADVEAFNGEVFSKISEDQQPESNSGFFSVKDVSSSYSQEASSGEASLYEFSEEESGYSNCSRLVTPEFQKQLDGLIGQCSPDSVLESFDTKYPSTFECFESTVQQSQFQLFNSESEEAYSEGSEMVSGNEEEKEEGIADLSYNSGKVHRWLGDDESRNFCYIVDILDEAGCFKERPIIDVIQSWDCLEHPISPLVFEALEKKYGEQACWQKPDRQLLFDLINSGLMAILKRLLNFHSHETSSLQRQFISVMKRDELEDMLWKMVISLEREKNRHESEKIVKGAMKWWEVDEKDIDVICRELEISLFEELVMESISL; via the exons ATGGAAAAGAATTGCCAAAAGAGACGGCAACCACTTATCTCAGATAGTGTAATGGCTAGATTAATGGGCATCGATGAGCTGCCTCATCAGCAGCCCCTCCATAAATATCAGAGAGTACTATCTGATGGCTATATCTGTAAGTCTGCTTCTGTAGGCTTACGGCAGGGAAGTTCAATCTTCATTGGACGTTCAAGAGACACAAATAATGAGATGTTGCAGGGAGTGAAGGGTGCTTGCAGAGTAAAGATGTTCAAGGACAAAAATGATTTTGTTCCGGACAAATACAGACTTCAGAATACTAGGACAGTAAAAATGGTCATCTCAAACCAAAAACCTGGGGTTGTTTCGTTGTCAAAGTCAACATCTGGAGCCAGCCACAAGGACAGAAATTCAATTGTTACAAACAGCAAGCATGATGCCCCAGGGAATGTCCTAAGATATCTTCAGAAACTCGACAACAGTTCTTCTACTGATCAATTTCACAGCCTTGCTACTGATTACACAAACGATTTCTTTGCAATCCAGTCTAATATGATAGATAAATCCTACATTTCTCCTTGTGTTAGCACCTTCAGACCAAAGTCAGAGAAGACTACAGATTATTGTGGAATGACAAAGTTGGATTTACTTTCTAGATCAGGAATCAGAGAGTCGGTAAGGCCTGAAAGTGGAAATAATAGTGACTTAGCATATAAAGAACTATTTGCTCGTGCTATTGAACCACCCATGCACAGCTTTATTGATCGTAGTCGAACTACGAACATAACATCTAGACAACAAAGGTGCAGACGCAATTTACGAGATTTATCAGGATCAGCAAGTGAAGATGAGAATTACTTAAGAAGTGAGCCTCAGACATCCTTCCCTTCTTGTCCAGGTGCCTATTATTATAGGAACTACAATAACGGTCCACATCTTTTATTATCTAAGTTCTCTTTGGGGCAAGAAACattaaagaaaaattatgaAAGACAAAAGATAGAAAAAGAAATTGAAAAGATTGAAGTTTCTGGGAGGGGCCAAACTCATGTTAAAATGCAGGCTTTATGCACTCAATCCTGTAAGCAGAGTCGAAATTTTGGTTCTACTTCTCCTTTAGGTATTAGCGGCATAAAAGTTTGGGAGCAGCGCTGCAATAGAAATCTTTGCGATTCCGAATCTGAAACAACTAAAGATATTCTTTCTGCTGGGAGCGGTGGCAAGATGGATGAGGAACAAGAGATCTTTAAAAACAGAAGTGGGGGTGGTTGTGACCAACTTTCTTCTCCCGTTATGAGTTCCTCCATGTTACAGAGTGCAACAAGTGTTGAG GATGAGATGGAAGGTAGCTCTGAGAATGATTGGTGCAGAGAAATCAAACTTTCCCCTGGTGTTTCGAGGTCATCGAATTTATCTTTTCCATGTAGAATTAATGATGCATTGGCTGATGTAGAAGCATTCAATGGAGAAGTCTTTTCTAAAATCAGTGAGGACCAGCAGCCTGAATCAAATTCTGGTTTCTTTTCAGTGAAGGATGTGTCTTCCTCTTATTCTCAAGAAGCTTCCAGCGGAGAG GCATCATTATATGAATTCTCTGAGGAGGAGTCAGGTTATTCAAACTGTTCCAGACTAGTTACTCCGGAGTTTCAGAAACAGTTGGATGGACTCATCGGTCAGTGTAGTCCTGATTCAGTTCTGGAATCATTTGATACAAAATATCCTTCTACTTTTGAATGCTTTGAGAGTACAG TTCAGCAATCACAATTTCAACTTTTTAACTCTGAATCAGAAGAAGCATATTCTGAAGGATCCGAAATGGTTTCTGGCAACGAAGAGGAAAAAGAGGAAGGGATTGCCGATCTTTCTTATAATTCTGGAAAGGTTCATAGGTGGTTGGGAGATGACGAAAGTAGGAATTTCTGCTACATTGTCGATATTTTAGACGAGGCAGGGTGTTTTAAGGAGAGACCAATAATTGATGTTATCCAGTCTTGGGATTGCTTAGAACACCCGATAAGCCCCTTGGTCTTCGAGGCATTAGAGAAAAAATATGGTGAACAAGCATGTTGGCAAAAACCCGATAGGCAGCTCCTTTTTGATCTTATAAATTCAGGGTTGATGGCCATCCTTAAGCGACTCTTAAACTTTCATTCTCATGAAACGTCTTCTCTACAAAGACAATTTATTTCTGTAATGAAGCGTGATGAACTTGAAGACATGCTGTGGAAAATGGTGATTAGCCTGGAAAGGGAAAAAAACAGACATGAATCTGAGAAGATTGTCAAGGGAGCAATGAAATGGTGGGAGGTGGATGAGAAAGACATCGATGTCATATGTAGA
- the LOC140859974 gene encoding uncharacterized protein isoform X2 gives MEKNCQKRRQPLISDSVMARLMGIDELPHQQPLHKYQRVLSDGYICKSASVGLRQGSSIFIGRSRDTNNEMLQGVKGACRVKMFKDKNDFVPDKYRLQNTRTVKMVISNQKPGVVSLSKSTSGASHKDRNSIVTNSKHDAPGNVLRYLQKLDNSSSTDQFHSLATDYTNDFFAIQSNMIDKSYISPCVSTFRPKSEKTTDYCGMTKLDLLSRSGIRESVRPESGNNSDLAYKELFARAIEPPMHSFIDRSRTTNITSRQQRCRRNLRDLSGSASEDENYLRSEPQTSFPSCPGAYYYRNYNNGPHLLLSKFSLGQETLKKNYERQKIEKEIEKIEVSGRGQTHVKMQALCTQSCKQSRNFGSTSPLGISGIKVWEQRCNRNLCDSESETTKDILSAGSGGKMDEEQEIFKNRSGGGCDQLSSPVMSSSMLQSATSVEVSSCYSSRKYSENNTSDACAKTIQDEMEGSSENDWCREIKLSPGVSRSSNLSFPCRINDALADVEAFNGEVFSKISEDQQPESNSGFFSVKDVSSSYSQEASSGEASLYEFSEEESGYSNCSRLVTPEFQKQLDGLIGQCSPDSVLESFDTKYPSTFECFESTEEAYSEGSEMVSGNEEEKEEGIADLSYNSGKVHRWLGDDESRNFCYIVDILDEAGCFKERPIIDVIQSWDCLEHPISPLVFEALEKKYGEQACWQKPDRQLLFDLINSGLMAILKRLLNFHSHETSSLQRQFISVMKRDELEDMLWKMVISLEREKNRHESEKIVKGAMKWWEVDEKDIDVICRELEISLFEELVMESISL, from the exons ATGGAAAAGAATTGCCAAAAGAGACGGCAACCACTTATCTCAGATAGTGTAATGGCTAGATTAATGGGCATCGATGAGCTGCCTCATCAGCAGCCCCTCCATAAATATCAGAGAGTACTATCTGATGGCTATATCTGTAAGTCTGCTTCTGTAGGCTTACGGCAGGGAAGTTCAATCTTCATTGGACGTTCAAGAGACACAAATAATGAGATGTTGCAGGGAGTGAAGGGTGCTTGCAGAGTAAAGATGTTCAAGGACAAAAATGATTTTGTTCCGGACAAATACAGACTTCAGAATACTAGGACAGTAAAAATGGTCATCTCAAACCAAAAACCTGGGGTTGTTTCGTTGTCAAAGTCAACATCTGGAGCCAGCCACAAGGACAGAAATTCAATTGTTACAAACAGCAAGCATGATGCCCCAGGGAATGTCCTAAGATATCTTCAGAAACTCGACAACAGTTCTTCTACTGATCAATTTCACAGCCTTGCTACTGATTACACAAACGATTTCTTTGCAATCCAGTCTAATATGATAGATAAATCCTACATTTCTCCTTGTGTTAGCACCTTCAGACCAAAGTCAGAGAAGACTACAGATTATTGTGGAATGACAAAGTTGGATTTACTTTCTAGATCAGGAATCAGAGAGTCGGTAAGGCCTGAAAGTGGAAATAATAGTGACTTAGCATATAAAGAACTATTTGCTCGTGCTATTGAACCACCCATGCACAGCTTTATTGATCGTAGTCGAACTACGAACATAACATCTAGACAACAAAGGTGCAGACGCAATTTACGAGATTTATCAGGATCAGCAAGTGAAGATGAGAATTACTTAAGAAGTGAGCCTCAGACATCCTTCCCTTCTTGTCCAGGTGCCTATTATTATAGGAACTACAATAACGGTCCACATCTTTTATTATCTAAGTTCTCTTTGGGGCAAGAAACattaaagaaaaattatgaAAGACAAAAGATAGAAAAAGAAATTGAAAAGATTGAAGTTTCTGGGAGGGGCCAAACTCATGTTAAAATGCAGGCTTTATGCACTCAATCCTGTAAGCAGAGTCGAAATTTTGGTTCTACTTCTCCTTTAGGTATTAGCGGCATAAAAGTTTGGGAGCAGCGCTGCAATAGAAATCTTTGCGATTCCGAATCTGAAACAACTAAAGATATTCTTTCTGCTGGGAGCGGTGGCAAGATGGATGAGGAACAAGAGATCTTTAAAAACAGAAGTGGGGGTGGTTGTGACCAACTTTCTTCTCCCGTTATGAGTTCCTCCATGTTACAGAGTGCAACAAGTGTTGAGGTATCGAGTTGTTACTCGTCTAGAAAATACTCAGAAAATAATACCTCTGATGCATGTGCCAAAACAATTCAGGATGAGATGGAAGGTAGCTCTGAGAATGATTGGTGCAGAGAAATCAAACTTTCCCCTGGTGTTTCGAGGTCATCGAATTTATCTTTTCCATGTAGAATTAATGATGCATTGGCTGATGTAGAAGCATTCAATGGAGAAGTCTTTTCTAAAATCAGTGAGGACCAGCAGCCTGAATCAAATTCTGGTTTCTTTTCAGTGAAGGATGTGTCTTCCTCTTATTCTCAAGAAGCTTCCAGCGGAGAG GCATCATTATATGAATTCTCTGAGGAGGAGTCAGGTTATTCAAACTGTTCCAGACTAGTTACTCCGGAGTTTCAGAAACAGTTGGATGGACTCATCGGTCAGTGTAGTCCTGATTCAGTTCTGGAATCATTTGATACAAAATATCCTTCTACTTTTGAATGCTTTGAGAGTACAG AAGAAGCATATTCTGAAGGATCCGAAATGGTTTCTGGCAACGAAGAGGAAAAAGAGGAAGGGATTGCCGATCTTTCTTATAATTCTGGAAAGGTTCATAGGTGGTTGGGAGATGACGAAAGTAGGAATTTCTGCTACATTGTCGATATTTTAGACGAGGCAGGGTGTTTTAAGGAGAGACCAATAATTGATGTTATCCAGTCTTGGGATTGCTTAGAACACCCGATAAGCCCCTTGGTCTTCGAGGCATTAGAGAAAAAATATGGTGAACAAGCATGTTGGCAAAAACCCGATAGGCAGCTCCTTTTTGATCTTATAAATTCAGGGTTGATGGCCATCCTTAAGCGACTCTTAAACTTTCATTCTCATGAAACGTCTTCTCTACAAAGACAATTTATTTCTGTAATGAAGCGTGATGAACTTGAAGACATGCTGTGGAAAATGGTGATTAGCCTGGAAAGGGAAAAAAACAGACATGAATCTGAGAAGATTGTCAAGGGAGCAATGAAATGGTGGGAGGTGGATGAGAAAGACATCGATGTCATATGTAGA
- the LOC140859974 gene encoding uncharacterized protein isoform X1, with protein MEKNCQKRRQPLISDSVMARLMGIDELPHQQPLHKYQRVLSDGYICKSASVGLRQGSSIFIGRSRDTNNEMLQGVKGACRVKMFKDKNDFVPDKYRLQNTRTVKMVISNQKPGVVSLSKSTSGASHKDRNSIVTNSKHDAPGNVLRYLQKLDNSSSTDQFHSLATDYTNDFFAIQSNMIDKSYISPCVSTFRPKSEKTTDYCGMTKLDLLSRSGIRESVRPESGNNSDLAYKELFARAIEPPMHSFIDRSRTTNITSRQQRCRRNLRDLSGSASEDENYLRSEPQTSFPSCPGAYYYRNYNNGPHLLLSKFSLGQETLKKNYERQKIEKEIEKIEVSGRGQTHVKMQALCTQSCKQSRNFGSTSPLGISGIKVWEQRCNRNLCDSESETTKDILSAGSGGKMDEEQEIFKNRSGGGCDQLSSPVMSSSMLQSATSVEVSSCYSSRKYSENNTSDACAKTIQDEMEGSSENDWCREIKLSPGVSRSSNLSFPCRINDALADVEAFNGEVFSKISEDQQPESNSGFFSVKDVSSSYSQEASSGEASLYEFSEEESGYSNCSRLVTPEFQKQLDGLIGQCSPDSVLESFDTKYPSTFECFESTVQQSQFQLFNSESEEAYSEGSEMVSGNEEEKEEGIADLSYNSGKVHRWLGDDESRNFCYIVDILDEAGCFKERPIIDVIQSWDCLEHPISPLVFEALEKKYGEQACWQKPDRQLLFDLINSGLMAILKRLLNFHSHETSSLQRQFISVMKRDELEDMLWKMVISLEREKNRHESEKIVKGAMKWWEVDEKDIDVICRELEISLFEELVMESISL; from the exons ATGGAAAAGAATTGCCAAAAGAGACGGCAACCACTTATCTCAGATAGTGTAATGGCTAGATTAATGGGCATCGATGAGCTGCCTCATCAGCAGCCCCTCCATAAATATCAGAGAGTACTATCTGATGGCTATATCTGTAAGTCTGCTTCTGTAGGCTTACGGCAGGGAAGTTCAATCTTCATTGGACGTTCAAGAGACACAAATAATGAGATGTTGCAGGGAGTGAAGGGTGCTTGCAGAGTAAAGATGTTCAAGGACAAAAATGATTTTGTTCCGGACAAATACAGACTTCAGAATACTAGGACAGTAAAAATGGTCATCTCAAACCAAAAACCTGGGGTTGTTTCGTTGTCAAAGTCAACATCTGGAGCCAGCCACAAGGACAGAAATTCAATTGTTACAAACAGCAAGCATGATGCCCCAGGGAATGTCCTAAGATATCTTCAGAAACTCGACAACAGTTCTTCTACTGATCAATTTCACAGCCTTGCTACTGATTACACAAACGATTTCTTTGCAATCCAGTCTAATATGATAGATAAATCCTACATTTCTCCTTGTGTTAGCACCTTCAGACCAAAGTCAGAGAAGACTACAGATTATTGTGGAATGACAAAGTTGGATTTACTTTCTAGATCAGGAATCAGAGAGTCGGTAAGGCCTGAAAGTGGAAATAATAGTGACTTAGCATATAAAGAACTATTTGCTCGTGCTATTGAACCACCCATGCACAGCTTTATTGATCGTAGTCGAACTACGAACATAACATCTAGACAACAAAGGTGCAGACGCAATTTACGAGATTTATCAGGATCAGCAAGTGAAGATGAGAATTACTTAAGAAGTGAGCCTCAGACATCCTTCCCTTCTTGTCCAGGTGCCTATTATTATAGGAACTACAATAACGGTCCACATCTTTTATTATCTAAGTTCTCTTTGGGGCAAGAAACattaaagaaaaattatgaAAGACAAAAGATAGAAAAAGAAATTGAAAAGATTGAAGTTTCTGGGAGGGGCCAAACTCATGTTAAAATGCAGGCTTTATGCACTCAATCCTGTAAGCAGAGTCGAAATTTTGGTTCTACTTCTCCTTTAGGTATTAGCGGCATAAAAGTTTGGGAGCAGCGCTGCAATAGAAATCTTTGCGATTCCGAATCTGAAACAACTAAAGATATTCTTTCTGCTGGGAGCGGTGGCAAGATGGATGAGGAACAAGAGATCTTTAAAAACAGAAGTGGGGGTGGTTGTGACCAACTTTCTTCTCCCGTTATGAGTTCCTCCATGTTACAGAGTGCAACAAGTGTTGAGGTATCGAGTTGTTACTCGTCTAGAAAATACTCAGAAAATAATACCTCTGATGCATGTGCCAAAACAATTCAGGATGAGATGGAAGGTAGCTCTGAGAATGATTGGTGCAGAGAAATCAAACTTTCCCCTGGTGTTTCGAGGTCATCGAATTTATCTTTTCCATGTAGAATTAATGATGCATTGGCTGATGTAGAAGCATTCAATGGAGAAGTCTTTTCTAAAATCAGTGAGGACCAGCAGCCTGAATCAAATTCTGGTTTCTTTTCAGTGAAGGATGTGTCTTCCTCTTATTCTCAAGAAGCTTCCAGCGGAGAG GCATCATTATATGAATTCTCTGAGGAGGAGTCAGGTTATTCAAACTGTTCCAGACTAGTTACTCCGGAGTTTCAGAAACAGTTGGATGGACTCATCGGTCAGTGTAGTCCTGATTCAGTTCTGGAATCATTTGATACAAAATATCCTTCTACTTTTGAATGCTTTGAGAGTACAG TTCAGCAATCACAATTTCAACTTTTTAACTCTGAATCAGAAGAAGCATATTCTGAAGGATCCGAAATGGTTTCTGGCAACGAAGAGGAAAAAGAGGAAGGGATTGCCGATCTTTCTTATAATTCTGGAAAGGTTCATAGGTGGTTGGGAGATGACGAAAGTAGGAATTTCTGCTACATTGTCGATATTTTAGACGAGGCAGGGTGTTTTAAGGAGAGACCAATAATTGATGTTATCCAGTCTTGGGATTGCTTAGAACACCCGATAAGCCCCTTGGTCTTCGAGGCATTAGAGAAAAAATATGGTGAACAAGCATGTTGGCAAAAACCCGATAGGCAGCTCCTTTTTGATCTTATAAATTCAGGGTTGATGGCCATCCTTAAGCGACTCTTAAACTTTCATTCTCATGAAACGTCTTCTCTACAAAGACAATTTATTTCTGTAATGAAGCGTGATGAACTTGAAGACATGCTGTGGAAAATGGTGATTAGCCTGGAAAGGGAAAAAAACAGACATGAATCTGAGAAGATTGTCAAGGGAGCAATGAAATGGTGGGAGGTGGATGAGAAAGACATCGATGTCATATGTAGA
- the LOC140859974 gene encoding uncharacterized protein isoform X4 — protein MEKNCQKRRQPLISDSVMARLMGIDELPHQQPLHKYQRVLSDGYICKSASVGLRQGSSIFIGRSRDTNNEMLQGVKGACRVKMFKDKNDFVPDKYRLQNTRTVKMVISNQKPGVVSLSKSTSGASHKDRNSIVTNSKHDAPGNVLRYLQKLDNSSSTDQFHSLATDYTNDFFAIQSNMIDKSYISPCVSTFRPKSEKTTDYCGMTKLDLLSRSGIRESVRPESGNNSDLAYKELFARAIEPPMHSFIDRSRTTNITSRQQRCRRNLRDLSGSASEDENYLRSEPQTSFPSCPGAYYYRNYNNGPHLLLSKFSLGQETLKKNYERQKIEKEIEKIEVSGRGQTHVKMQALCTQSCKQSRNFGSTSPLGISGIKVWEQRCNRNLCDSESETTKDILSAGSGGKMDEEQEIFKNRSGGGCDQLSSPVMSSSMLQSATSVEVSSCYSSRKYSENNTSDACAKTIQDEMEGSSENDWCREIKLSPGVSRSSNLSFPCRINDALADVEAFNGEVFSKISEDQQPESNSGFFSVKDVSSSYSQEASSGEASLYEFSEEESGYSNCSRLVTPEFQKQLDGLIVQQSQFQLFNSESEEAYSEGSEMVSGNEEEKEEGIADLSYNSGKVHRWLGDDESRNFCYIVDILDEAGCFKERPIIDVIQSWDCLEHPISPLVFEALEKKYGEQACWQKPDRQLLFDLINSGLMAILKRLLNFHSHETSSLQRQFISVMKRDELEDMLWKMVISLEREKNRHESEKIVKGAMKWWEVDEKDIDVICRELEISLFEELVMESISL, from the exons ATGGAAAAGAATTGCCAAAAGAGACGGCAACCACTTATCTCAGATAGTGTAATGGCTAGATTAATGGGCATCGATGAGCTGCCTCATCAGCAGCCCCTCCATAAATATCAGAGAGTACTATCTGATGGCTATATCTGTAAGTCTGCTTCTGTAGGCTTACGGCAGGGAAGTTCAATCTTCATTGGACGTTCAAGAGACACAAATAATGAGATGTTGCAGGGAGTGAAGGGTGCTTGCAGAGTAAAGATGTTCAAGGACAAAAATGATTTTGTTCCGGACAAATACAGACTTCAGAATACTAGGACAGTAAAAATGGTCATCTCAAACCAAAAACCTGGGGTTGTTTCGTTGTCAAAGTCAACATCTGGAGCCAGCCACAAGGACAGAAATTCAATTGTTACAAACAGCAAGCATGATGCCCCAGGGAATGTCCTAAGATATCTTCAGAAACTCGACAACAGTTCTTCTACTGATCAATTTCACAGCCTTGCTACTGATTACACAAACGATTTCTTTGCAATCCAGTCTAATATGATAGATAAATCCTACATTTCTCCTTGTGTTAGCACCTTCAGACCAAAGTCAGAGAAGACTACAGATTATTGTGGAATGACAAAGTTGGATTTACTTTCTAGATCAGGAATCAGAGAGTCGGTAAGGCCTGAAAGTGGAAATAATAGTGACTTAGCATATAAAGAACTATTTGCTCGTGCTATTGAACCACCCATGCACAGCTTTATTGATCGTAGTCGAACTACGAACATAACATCTAGACAACAAAGGTGCAGACGCAATTTACGAGATTTATCAGGATCAGCAAGTGAAGATGAGAATTACTTAAGAAGTGAGCCTCAGACATCCTTCCCTTCTTGTCCAGGTGCCTATTATTATAGGAACTACAATAACGGTCCACATCTTTTATTATCTAAGTTCTCTTTGGGGCAAGAAACattaaagaaaaattatgaAAGACAAAAGATAGAAAAAGAAATTGAAAAGATTGAAGTTTCTGGGAGGGGCCAAACTCATGTTAAAATGCAGGCTTTATGCACTCAATCCTGTAAGCAGAGTCGAAATTTTGGTTCTACTTCTCCTTTAGGTATTAGCGGCATAAAAGTTTGGGAGCAGCGCTGCAATAGAAATCTTTGCGATTCCGAATCTGAAACAACTAAAGATATTCTTTCTGCTGGGAGCGGTGGCAAGATGGATGAGGAACAAGAGATCTTTAAAAACAGAAGTGGGGGTGGTTGTGACCAACTTTCTTCTCCCGTTATGAGTTCCTCCATGTTACAGAGTGCAACAAGTGTTGAGGTATCGAGTTGTTACTCGTCTAGAAAATACTCAGAAAATAATACCTCTGATGCATGTGCCAAAACAATTCAGGATGAGATGGAAGGTAGCTCTGAGAATGATTGGTGCAGAGAAATCAAACTTTCCCCTGGTGTTTCGAGGTCATCGAATTTATCTTTTCCATGTAGAATTAATGATGCATTGGCTGATGTAGAAGCATTCAATGGAGAAGTCTTTTCTAAAATCAGTGAGGACCAGCAGCCTGAATCAAATTCTGGTTTCTTTTCAGTGAAGGATGTGTCTTCCTCTTATTCTCAAGAAGCTTCCAGCGGAGAG GCATCATTATATGAATTCTCTGAGGAGGAGTCAGGTTATTCAAACTGTTCCAGACTAGTTACTCCGGAGTTTCAGAAACAGTTGGATGGACTCATCG TTCAGCAATCACAATTTCAACTTTTTAACTCTGAATCAGAAGAAGCATATTCTGAAGGATCCGAAATGGTTTCTGGCAACGAAGAGGAAAAAGAGGAAGGGATTGCCGATCTTTCTTATAATTCTGGAAAGGTTCATAGGTGGTTGGGAGATGACGAAAGTAGGAATTTCTGCTACATTGTCGATATTTTAGACGAGGCAGGGTGTTTTAAGGAGAGACCAATAATTGATGTTATCCAGTCTTGGGATTGCTTAGAACACCCGATAAGCCCCTTGGTCTTCGAGGCATTAGAGAAAAAATATGGTGAACAAGCATGTTGGCAAAAACCCGATAGGCAGCTCCTTTTTGATCTTATAAATTCAGGGTTGATGGCCATCCTTAAGCGACTCTTAAACTTTCATTCTCATGAAACGTCTTCTCTACAAAGACAATTTATTTCTGTAATGAAGCGTGATGAACTTGAAGACATGCTGTGGAAAATGGTGATTAGCCTGGAAAGGGAAAAAAACAGACATGAATCTGAGAAGATTGTCAAGGGAGCAATGAAATGGTGGGAGGTGGATGAGAAAGACATCGATGTCATATGTAGA
- the LOC140865630 gene encoding uncharacterized protein → MLKGGKSPVLTLAEKCKNILASNWQGSLNSIKADAKGSKEEIYTSKVKYFVKKGKPFLWIPEKDLHNVNVLIDERSSFAVSSPFPGPLANLLKSIKKLPARVALMGDTVRLNEEKAKLVTESLRETLLADQKAVKDSSYSVSGILSSSCVGPVPRSTNLLELLEGNEQYSVYKFDMSSCTYIDCNRGVHEVNVEDIEKSKADSLSRFSMSLIDGINQSEVRRRALVLFCVNYLNINAKDALLLFMDRKGFDVLAKVPGCVKVDGSHEYQWKELRFALKEEARDGETFCNQLLQMEEDALHKISHLSGL, encoded by the exons ATGCTTAAAGGTGGAAAATCTCCAGTCTTAACTCTTGCAGAGAAATGCAAG AATATATTGGCTTCCAATTGGCAAGGTAGTCTTAACTCCATCAAAGCTGATGCCAAGGGAAG CAAGGAGGAGATTTACACTTCGAAAGTGAAATACTTTGTGAAGAAGGGGAAACCCTTTTTATGGATACCCGAGAAGGACTTGCATAATGTG AATGTTCTTATTGATGAACGCAGCTCTTTTGCCGTGTCCAGTCCATTCCCTGGTCCACTTGCAAATCTACTGAAGTCAATAAAAAAG CTACCAGCTCGGGTTGCTTTGATGGGTGATACTGTACGTCTTAATGAGGAAAAg GCCAAGTTGGTTACTGAGAGCCTCAGAGAAACCCTATTAGCAGACCAAAAGGCTGTTAAAGACTCGAGCTATTCAGTTTCTGGAATACTGAGTTCATCCTGTGTTGGTCCTGTGCCTCGAAGTACAAACCTCCTGGAATTACTTGAAGGCAATGAACAATATTCTGTGTACAAGTTCGATATGAG CTCGTGCACATATATTGATTGCAACAGAGGAGTTCATGAAGTAAATGTTGAGGATATTGAGAAGTCTAAAGCCGATTCTTTGT CTCGCTTTTCAATGAGCTTGATTGATGGAATTAATCAGAGTGAAGTCAGGCGTCGAGCTCTTGTGCTTTTCTGCGTTAATTACCTGAACATCAATGCAAAG GATGCCTTGCTGCTTTTCATGGATAGAAAGGGATTTGATGTACTGGCTAAAGTTCCGGGTTGTGTGAAGGTTGATGGATCACACGAGTACCAGTGGAAGGAGTTGCGATTCGCGTTGAAAGAAGAGGCACGCGATGGGGAAACATTCTGTAATCAGCTGCTTCAAATGGAAGAGGACGCCCTCCACAAAATCTCACATCTCAGTGGCTTATGA